The proteins below come from a single Papaver somniferum cultivar HN1 chromosome 11, ASM357369v1, whole genome shotgun sequence genomic window:
- the LOC113324595 gene encoding F-box protein CPR1-like: MSSLPEDIYREILLRAPGRSLLSCKFVCKNWFAIISRADFVKLHLKFAKQRNKYGLALNTYDKRTHCEAICSVPYDSLSSSSPNAVKLDHPFRDHNRVALLGSCNGLVALWIKNGIKDNDIWFEDNSSWFVCLWNPATSEYKKIPESPDFYFRNHWRPPMVPIFAFGYDHKSDDYKMVKVFFVHNIIGLEHDWIAFIYTLGSNSWKRIDQILPYGFREAKTSRVLVNEALHWLGMSYTKTKPNFYIVSWGISSERFEVMQLPEGLSEDKTSILGLLKGCLCVFFMNSSKSGLDVWVMQEYGVRASWTNHFSITPGPSCREITCHIKILLCLINGEILLDSKGSYIYMTRIMQELEN, encoded by the coding sequence ATGTCAAGCCTTCCGGAAGATATCTACCGTGAAATCTTATTAAGGGCACCAGGGAGATCACTACTATCATGTAAGTTCGTATGCAAGAACTGGTTTGCTATAATTTCTAGAGCTGATTTTGTTAAGTTGCACCTTAAGTTTGCTAAACAAAGAAACAAGTACGGTCTGGCGCTCAATACATATGACAAACGTACACACTGTGAAGCAATCTGCTCGGTACCTTATGATTCATTATCATCATCGTCACCGAACGCTGTTAAATTGGATCACCCATTCAGGGATCACAATCGAGTTGCGTTGCTGGGTTCATGTAACGGTCTAGTTGCTCTATGGATTAAGAACGGGATCAAAGACAATGACATCTGGTTTGAAGACAATAGTAGCTGGTTTGTTTGTTTATGGAACCCAGCGACTAGTGAATACAAGAAAATACCTGAATCGCCAGATTTTTACTTTAGAAATCATTGGCGGCCGCCTATGGTTCCTATTTTTGCTTTTGGTTATGATCATAAGAGCGACGATTATAAAATGGTAAAAGTTTTTTTCGTCCATAATATCATAGGACTAGAACATGATTGGATTGCATTTATTTATACATTGGGATCAAATTCGTGGAAAAGAATTGACCAAATCCTCCCATATGGATTTCGTGAGGCTAAAACATCTCGGGTGCTTGTTAATGAAGCTCTTCATTGGTTAGGTATGAGTTATACTAAAACAAAGCCAAACTTTTACATAGTCTCCTGGGGTATCAGTAGCGAGAGATTCGAAGTGATGCAGCTACCTGAAGGGCTTTCAGAAGATAAGACGTCGATTTTGGGCTTGTTGAAAGGATGTCTTTGTGTATTTTTTATGAATTCCTCAAAGTCTGGGCTCGATGTGTGGGTGATGCAAGAATATGGAGTTCGCGCGTCGTGGACGAATCATTTTTCTATTACTCCAGGACCGAGCTGTAGGGAAATTACTTGCCACATTAAGAtattattgtgtttgattaatggTGAGATTCTACTGGATTCTAAGGGAAGTTATATTTATATGACCCGGATCATGCAAGAACTAGAAAACTGA
- the LOC113321995 gene encoding F-box/kelch-repeat protein At5g60570-like → MRFKGGDYDGSLLPGLHDDISLNCLAYVRRSDYASLISVSKRFNSLVNTGYLYGLRKKMGIAEHWMYLVCDLKEWEAFDPTTKKWMTLPEIPCDVCFKNTDKESLAVGTELLVFGREVFDFAIWKYSLITREWAKCQSMNHPRCLFGSGSFGSITIVAGGSDRSGIFLDSAELYDSQSGKWEILPKMNCPRKLCSGVFMDGKFYVIGGMSCERQNVNGVMTTTIIPLACGEEYNLQTKQWKKIEGMYPSVSRAAQAPPLVAVVDNQLYAAESLTNMVKKYDKEKNCWNVLGRLPVRADSSNGWGLAFRACGNQLVVVGGHNGRKVIVLHSWSPNSGLVDGEIEWKVLDVRQNLGFVYNCAVMGC, encoded by the coding sequence ATGAGGTTTAAGGGAGGAGATTATGATGGTTCTCTTCTCCCTGGTCTTCAtgatgacatttctctgaatTGCCTTGCTTACGTTCGCCGATCAGATTATGCTTCTCTTATTTCTGTTAGCAAGAGGTTCAATTCGTTGGTAAACACTGGTTACCTCTATGGACTGAGGAAAAAGATGGGAATTGCCGAACACTGGATGTATCTTGTCTGTGATTTGAAGGAATGGGAAGCTTTTGATCCCACTACAAAGAAGTGGATGACATTGCCTGAGATCCCTTGTGATGTATGTTTCAAGAATACTGATAAAGAATCCTTAGCTGTGGGTACTGAGCTACTGGTGTTTGGACGTGAGGTATTTGATTTTGCCATATGGAAATATAGTTTGATCACTCGAGAATGGGCCAAGTGCCAAAGTATGAATCATCCTCGTTGCTTATTTGGTTCTGGTAGCTTCGGTTCAATCACCATTGTTGCTGGAGGCAGTGACAGGAGTGGGATTTTTTTGGATTCTGCTGAGCTCTATGATTCGCAATCAGGTAAATGGGAGATTTTGCCTAAGATGAACTGTCCTCGTAAATTATGCTCCGGGGTTTTCATGGATGGAAAGTTCTATGTGATCGGTGGTATGAGTTGCGAAAGACAAAATGTGAATGGTGTGATGACTACTACAATTATCCCATTGGCCTGTGGGGAAGAGTATAACTTACAGACTAAACAATGGAAAAAAATCGAGGGAATGTACCCAAGTGTTAGTAGGGCAGCTCAGGCACCTCCTCTTGTCGCTGTTGTGGATAATCAACTCTATGCGGCTGAGTCCCTTACTAATATGGTGAAGAAGTACGACAAGGAGAAGAACTGTTGGAACGTGTTAGGAAGGTTACCAGTGAGGGCTGACTCTTCGAACGGCTGGGGATTGGCTTTCAGAGCGTGTGGAAATCAATTGGTGGTTGTAGGCGGGCATAATGGCCGCAAGGTAATTGTGCTCCATTCATGGTCTCCAAATTCAGGTTTGGTGGATGGAGAAATAGAGTGGAAGGTTCTTGATGTGaggcaaaatttagggtttgtctATAATTGTGCTGTCATGGGTTGTTGA